The Leptospira koniambonensis sequence CATATTCACATAGAATTCTATAAATTTCGATCAGGTTCTTACGTAGATATTCACGTTTTAGTTCTGATTCTGGGAAATACAGATCGAATTCGAAAAAGTCTCCAGTATATAATTCTTTGGCTTCTCTATAAGATTGAACCGCTTCTTCTTCCTTTTTGTTACGAAGAAGTTTGCCTGCAGTCTCAAATCTTTTCTCGAATTCCACAAAGTCTGCTTCTACAAGATCGGGATGGAAGAATAATCTATCCTCTGCGAATACAACTGCTTCTGGGTTTCCTAATATCTTACGAAGACGGAAAAGTAATGCATGTAAACTATTGAGAGCATTTTTCTCAGACATACCAGGCCAGAGATTCTCTAATAATTCTTCTTTATGGACACCTTTTCCAAAACGAACTAACAGTAGTTTAATGAGTTTGAGTAGTTTTTTCTTACTGGAATATTCAGCTGCCGGGATCTTTTTCCCATCCAGATCCAATTCCAATGGACCAAGTGCTCTCACACTCAACTTTTTAGGATTGCGGCCCTTCTCTTTATTAAGTTTAGGATCGGAACCTTCTCCGCTTATATCCTTAGGTGATCCAAAAGAAGTAGCTTCCGGCTTAGTAAGCCATTTGGAAACTGATTCCTTGAATTCCATTCTGACTTCCCTTTCGGATTTATTCACCGTAAGGAAGCTATCCACACAGAACATAAGGATCAAGAAGCTAAAATGAGAAGTATAAGGGATTCCAAGTAGATCACTCGCGACCAAAATGTCCGCGATCAAGCTCGCGAAAAATAGCACTAATCCGTAGAATAGGAAATGGTTCCTGAATCTGTTCTTTCGGAACTGATTCATCACCTTTATCACTGTCCATATAATCATCATTATCCCGGAAAGGAAGATAAACTGCATGATTGTAGGCTGATCTGTTTCATAGATCACTATTCCCAAAGAAGGGAAATGTTTCGGATGAGCAACGCTCATTGTATAAGCGTTTGGATCCTGCAAGAGTATCCCTGCAAGGATCAAATACATGAACACGTATAGAAGAATGAAGTCTCTGCTAAAAAGTTTTTTATAATTATTTACGAAAAGCACGATAAACGATGCAAATATAGCCGCTATCGCATTCTCCATTCTTTCCCAAATCAAAGCTTTTTCAGGATTATCTACATTGATTGTTTGGATAAAACAGAATAGATACCCGCCATATGCAACTTGCAATAATGCAAAATACAGAAGGTATGCTTGTTTCCGATTTCTAAAATATAAAACTAAATTATGAATCGTACGGTAGACTAGTACAGTCACCACCAAGTAACATGAAAGCTGGTAATACGTCATATCCACTTTTCGTTTCCTATCTTATTCGGATTCCTGCAACCCATTTATGAAAACGGGACAAAAAATGTGACTAAATGCTCACTATTTTTAAAAGCAAGTATTTGAATAAGTTTCCTTTTCATTTTTATAAAATTATCGAGCACGTTCTAACGATCGTTATGAAATAACGAATGATGTTCGATAGTAATTCGAACAAAAACTTTTGCGAAACTGTAGCAAAAGAAAATCAAAACTGCATAATATAACTGAGTGAGTCTTCACTCATAAGCTTTTTCTAATTTAGTTATCCAACAAGTTCCTTAAAAAAAAACCGAAAGGGTTTTTTACCCTTTCGGTCATTTCGAAATCTAATTTTTCGAAATAGCTAGGAGTGTTTAAGGGCAGACAATCAGAGATGCAGGATCTGTTACAGCTTGTCCTACAAATCTCATTCCTCCTAACAGATACGGATCTGCAACTTGAGGAGAATTCAAGGTGAAGAATTGTACCTTATCACTCTTCGCACTGATCGCACAGGATTGAGTTCCTGCAGGGTTGA is a genomic window containing:
- a CDS encoding BTAD domain-containing putative transcriptional regulator; its protein translation is MTYYQLSCYLVVTVLVYRTIHNLVLYFRNRKQAYLLYFALLQVAYGGYLFCFIQTINVDNPEKALIWERMENAIAAIFASFIVLFVNNYKKLFSRDFILLYVFMYLILAGILLQDPNAYTMSVAHPKHFPSLGIVIYETDQPTIMQFIFLSGIMMIIWTVIKVMNQFRKNRFRNHFLFYGLVLFFASLIADILVASDLLGIPYTSHFSFLILMFCVDSFLTVNKSEREVRMEFKESVSKWLTKPEATSFGSPKDISGEGSDPKLNKEKGRNPKKLSVRALGPLELDLDGKKIPAAEYSSKKKLLKLIKLLLVRFGKGVHKEELLENLWPGMSEKNALNSLHALLFRLRKILGNPEAVVFAEDRLFFHPDLVEADFVEFEKRFETAGKLLRNKKEEEAVQSYREAKELYTGDFFEFDLYFPESELKREYLRKNLIEIYRILCEYAQKAGDANSLLSDSESWIRLDDLDERAWRFHFESLQSLDRKNEALRKFEDMKKILKKELGVEPDQETVSLIEKIRVASPVS